Proteins from a genomic interval of Marinifilum sp. JC120:
- a CDS encoding DUF1385 domain-containing protein, whose amino-acid sequence MSAAKTVGGQAVIEGVMMRAKDNLAIAVRRPDGEIIVELRPWFSMTPAFMKKPFLRGFPIFMETMVNGVKALNYSATQALDEEEDGELTTFHLVLTMVIALGAALGLFVVLPHFFSVAMKWWGVSGGVDSLSFHIWDGFFKMVMFIGYIVSISFVPDIKRVFEYHGAEHKAIWAFEAGGNLDVCEIKKFSRLHPRCGTAFLLFVLVVSILLFTVLVPMIVAIWAPQTFVLKHLYIVGIKLLLMAPVSAVAYEMIKASSKHEDKALCKAACLPGMGMQLLTTREPDEEQIEVALAALKTAVAADADGGNS is encoded by the coding sequence ATGTCCGCAGCCAAGACCGTTGGCGGACAGGCTGTTATCGAAGGCGTTATGATGCGCGCAAAGGACAACCTCGCCATCGCTGTCCGTCGTCCTGACGGTGAAATTATCGTTGAACTTCGTCCCTGGTTCTCAATGACACCCGCGTTTATGAAAAAACCTTTTCTGCGCGGTTTTCCTATTTTTATGGAAACCATGGTCAACGGCGTCAAAGCTCTGAACTATTCTGCTACACAAGCTCTCGATGAAGAGGAAGACGGCGAATTGACCACCTTTCACCTTGTGCTGACCATGGTCATCGCACTTGGTGCTGCGCTGGGTCTTTTCGTTGTGCTGCCGCACTTTTTTTCCGTGGCCATGAAGTGGTGGGGTGTCTCCGGCGGTGTGGATTCTCTGAGTTTTCACATTTGGGACGGCTTTTTCAAGATGGTCATGTTCATCGGTTACATTGTCTCCATTTCATTTGTTCCGGACATCAAGCGCGTGTTTGAATATCACGGTGCGGAGCATAAGGCCATCTGGGCTTTTGAAGCTGGCGGTAACCTTGATGTTTGCGAGATCAAAAAATTCAGCAGACTCCATCCCCGCTGTGGAACGGCTTTTCTGCTTTTCGTACTAGTGGTGAGTATTTTGCTTTTCACTGTGCTGGTTCCCATGATTGTTGCCATCTGGGCTCCGCAAACTTTTGTGCTTAAACATTTATATATAGTCGGTATCAAGTTGCTGCTGATGGCTCCTGTAAGTGCGGTCGCCTATGAAATGATCAAGGCATCTTCCAAGCATGAGGATAAGGCCCTGTGCAAGGCCGCCTGCCTGCCCGGAATGGGAATGCAGTTGCTGACTACCCGTGAGCCGGACGAAGAGCAGATTGAAGTTGCTCTCGCGGCACTCAAGACGGCGGTTGCTG
- a CDS encoding 50S ribosomal protein L31 has translation MKKDIHPKLHKATVRCHCGYESELYSTIGEEVSTEICSNCHPFYTGKQRFVDTAGRIDRFKKKFGSFDAASKVKGN, from the coding sequence ATGAAAAAAGATATCCATCCCAAGCTTCATAAGGCAACCGTACGTTGTCACTGCGGTTATGAGTCCGAACTCTACTCCACCATTGGTGAAGAAGTGAGTACTGAAATTTGTTCCAACTGCCATCCTTTTTACACTGGTAAGCAGCGTTTTGTAGATACCGCTGGTCGTATCGATCGCTTCAAGAAGAAATTCGGTAGCTTCGACGCAGCAAGTAAAGTTAAGGGCAACTAG